The Drosophila bipectinata strain 14024-0381.07 chromosome 3L, DbipHiC1v2, whole genome shotgun sequence region TCGATGACATGTTAAACGTCTCTGGACATCTGATGTCCACCGCCGAGGTGGAATCTGTTCTGACAGAACATCCCCGCGTGGCTGAATCCGCTGTGGTTTCCCGCCCACATCCCGTCAAGGGCGAATGCCTCTACTGCTTCATCACTCCGAATGAGAACGAAGTTTTCGATCAGAAGCTGATCTCGGATCTTAAGAAGATGGTGCGCGAACGCATCGGACCCTTTGCCATGCCGGATGTCATTCAGAATGCCCCCGGCTTACCCAAGACCCGCTCCGGAAAGATCATGCGGCGAGTGCTGCGCAAGATCGCCGTGAACGATCGCAATGTGGGCGACACTTCGACCCTGGCCGACGAGCAGATTGTGGAGCAGCTCTTCGCCAACCGGCCCGTAGAGGCCAAGTAAATGGTAGATGGGTCCAGCTAAAATAAGGCTCTCCCAGCTTCGCATTTCCATCGCTGGCCAGCGCCAGAACATACGTATCCCGATTACGTATCCTGTAAATCTCCCCCTTTATAGACGTGCATCTATAGAAATAACTATTGCTCAATGTTGGTCCCGTTCCGGGTTGCGGTGTGGTTGGCACCTCCTAAATTCTACTTAGTTTGTAAGCGTAAGCGTCTGGACGGATCCGAGTAACTATCTGACTATCTGTATCTTGTTGTGTATTGCCTGTTCACCGTAGTTACACATGCTCAGCACGCACACATTCTTTCCAGTTCTTTTCCGTTTCTTTGTTGCGTATGTAGTGTAGCCTACTAGTAGCCTAAGTTCTCGCTAATTCGTTgtgataaaaaatttaattatatcttacttatgtatgtatttttagTAGAATTGATATGagacaaaatatatacacGATTCCAGTTGTAGCCACAAAAGTACACATCTCACACTTTTCTGTTCTATtccatacatatattcttttattttgtagatctTCTATTTCTAGCACACATTTTCCAGATTTCCAGAGACGATCCATGCACGTAAGTCCGGAACCGGTCGGGGGACTATCCGGTTTCCTCTGTTAACCCCCTTAGCCCGTAAGTTTTGAGAACGATACATATCAGTGTTGCATTCCTACATCCTACGTACGATCTAATTGTTGATGAGAAAATCGCTCGAATATACtatatacactatatatatatacatatgaaaTTATGTTATACGGTCAGAAGACTTACTGCAACGAAACATATCATGAAGTTACTGCTGCAAGCCTACGGATATTGTAGAGGTTTATGCTGTTAGAGCTCGTTATTTTTGGGATATCCGGTCTATGCATAATCGAGTTAATGGCAATTGGCTGAATTGGGGACATATCTGTCTCGCGTCTGATTGTAAAAAGATTGTTAGTTTTACAGCAAAAGAATGGCAAAAGAATGAAATATACATAtctaattatatatatatttatgtacatGAACATATCTGTATAATAAAGTTATTGTTTCAATGTATTTCATGGTCCGGTTTCTATAATCCTGGTAAGTATATTgaaatcatttaattttgacaaaaatggCAGAGTGTTTGATCACCTTGGCCTAGCAGGAGACTTCTATGTACAGCATTTCCATCTGGACCTCTGACTGGCTCCCAGTCTAAACTTTCGGCCCGGGCCGGACTTGCGACTTCTTGGCGGCAGTGGAAGAACTTGGTGCACAGATAATCCGTGAGGCACGGACCCAGAGGCATAATGGAGCCCAACAAGGAGCCTCCAAAGGATTCGCAGCCAAATGCGGCGACCGGCTTCGGATTGGAGGAACACGAAGCCACGGGCACTGATCCACGGGTGAGCGCCTTCCGGACGGGCGAGGACAAACGCCGGGCCTCAGTGGGTTCAAAGTCGCAAACTCGCATCCATCCCCAAGCTATAGTCAATACTAATGCGTCCCCGGCAGCGGCAACGGTCGCCCCCTCGTCCACATCCGAGTCCCCTGCCGAGCTTGCAGGATCTCCTTCCCAACAGAAGCGCTCGTCTGGCTCGAATGCAGCGGTTAATTACGGtatggaggaggaggatgccACTGCCCAGCATCCCCGGGTGAGGAACATCCAGAGCGAACATTTTCGTCGCAATCGCTCGACAACATCGATGTCCGTATTGAAGTCAGCAGCCGTGCCGGAGCCTAATCCGAAGCCAGACCGCCAGTCCGAAATTGAATCCTCCGAAACGGACGATAAGCGGGACACCCTGTCACCTAGTCAGCCAGAGGCACCTGTGCAAGTTTCCAATGAGATAAAAGAGCCAGAGCCGGTGTTCAGGCAAGCGTCCATAAGACCAGAGCCGGAAGCAGCGCCAATACTACCACCGACTCCTCCAGAGCCCGCGCCCAAGTCTTTGGACTTTACACCGAAGCAAGAATTTGCGGAACCCCCGCAAAGGATCGAGGATGTGCCGTTGCCACCGCCCACAATGCCGGCCGAGGACGAAGACTTGGACGACGCGCAAAGTGCTTTGAGCAAACTGACCAATACGGATGTAACCTTTGATCCCTCGAAGGCCTACGCCTCCAAGGGGACCAACACCTCGCCCGATCCATCCGGATTAATATATACAGAGGAAAGCGATGCATATGCCAGCGACGAGGAAGAGGAGGAAAACCTTCCAGATGTGGTTCCTGCCGAGAATCTGGACCAGCTCTTCCTGTTGGCCTGCCGAGAGGTGCGAATGGTGGGTACCATTGCCCTCACAGAAAGCAACAAGGAGGAGAACAAGCAAATCGCCAACAGGAGTCCTAACCAGCATGCGATATCTCCAGCCGGCAACGCCGTGGAGGAACTGTTCATCGGGGCCATAAGTTCAAGATATCCGGATCACAAGTAAGTATTCTTTAAGAAGGATCCTGAATTCCTGTTAATCCAAGTATCTAACTATCCATAGATTTATTGCCGAGGAGCGAATATCAAGGTCTGAAGATGGCATTTGCGAGTTGACGGATGATCCTACTTGGATCATTGATCCCATCGATGGCACCGTCAACTACGTCCATCAGTTTCCCTACTACTGCATCTCCGTGGCTTATTTGGTCAACAAGCAGACCCAGTTTGGCATCATCTACAATCCTCCGATGAAGAACATGTATACGGCTCAGCTGGGAAAGGGTGCCAGGATGAATCGCCAAAAGATTCAGA contains the following coding sequences:
- the LOC108124693 gene encoding uncharacterized protein, whose protein sequence is MEPNKEPPKDSQPNAATGFGLEEHEATGTDPRVSAFRTGEDKRRASVGSKSQTRIHPQAIVNTNASPAAATVAPSSTSESPAELAGSPSQQKRSSGSNAAVNYGMEEEDATAQHPRVRNIQSEHFRRNRSTTSMSVLKSAAVPEPNPKPDRQSEIESSETDDKRDTLSPSQPEAPVQVSNEIKEPEPVFRQASIRPEPEAAPILPPTPPEPAPKSLDFTPKQEFAEPPQRIEDVPLPPPTMPAEDEDLDDAQSALSKLTNTDVTFDPSKAYASKGTNTSPDPSGLIYTEESDAYASDEEEEENLPDVVPAENLDQLFLLACREVRMVGTIALTESNKEENKQIANRSPNQHAISPAGNAVEELFIGAISSRYPDHKFIAEERISRSEDGICELTDDPTWIIDPIDGTVNYVHQFPYYCISVAYLVNKQTQFGIIYNPPMKNMYTAQLGKGARMNRQKIQTTGQRELSNALVLQDYGTSDDEERRRAAKTNADTLSGRVQALRDVGSPAMCLALVASGVADAYFNFGLHCWDMAAGILLVTEAGGKVMDPANTNLDIMARRCLAASSEHLALQLGGSLQQTYPRPRDDEPRIKSQDPEGTGAEMRDFSGQTDFPETEESSGTDEANRTYVA